A stretch of the Lolium perenne isolate Kyuss_39 chromosome 3, Kyuss_2.0, whole genome shotgun sequence genome encodes the following:
- the LOC127339260 gene encoding E3 ubiquitin-protein ligase WAV3-like, with protein sequence MAYNKLYAPPPAPAGVHYQDDEPLPDDEPLGQLPAAQTQAPPATNGGLVLKTECEFPALGRSASYDKFAVLVHAKAPADVARAPLDLVTVLDVSGSMEGQKVELLKKAMCFIIDQLGPDDRLSMVSFSGEAIRLTPLARMTDAGKASAKLAVGYIVVRWTGTNISEGLRVGAQVLADRRYKNAVASMILLSDGADTFKPKGPGQDLVPPLFRQAATRPAPIHTFGFGADNDAAAMNAIAEATGGTFSFIENQAAIQDSFAHCIGGLLSVAVQEARITVTCLHRGVRVQEVKSGCYASHVDADGRTASIEMGELYDDEERRFLVLVYVPRARPAESVTRLLKVTCAYRVTATGQAAHAAAPAAIIQRPLELTDGMATPSMEVERERVRLDATQDIAAARVAADGGQHAGAARILESRLKAVEKSSATGACEALKEELQDLSARVGDRREYQQTGRARLLAGMSSHAQQRASASTSTAKAPRAYLTPKMEEMVETSRRQSRKRQHPDDQLKQIKLDLSD encoded by the coding sequence ATGGCGTACAATAAGCTGTACGCGCCGCCGCCAGCCCCGGCCGGCGTGCACTACCAAGACGACGAGCCGTTGCCGGACGACGAGCCGTTGGGGCAGCTGCCTGCCGCCCAGACGCAGGCCCCGCCAGCAACCAACGGCGGTCTGGTCCTCAAGACGGAGTGCGAGTTCCCGGCCCTTGGGAGGAGCGCGTCCTATGACAAGTTCGCGGTGCTCGTGCACGCCAAGGCGCCCGCCGACGTGGCGCGCGCGCCGCTCGATCTCGTCACCGTGCTCGACGTCAGCGGCAGCATGGAGGGCCAGAAGGTCGAGCTGCTGAAGAAGGCCATGTGCTTCATCATCGACCAGCTCGGCCCCGACGACCGCTTGTCCATGGTGTCTTTCTCCGGAGAGGCCATCCGCCTGACCCCTCTCGCGCGCATGACCGACGCGGGCAAGGCGTCAGCGAAGCTCGCCGTGGGGTACATTGTCGTCCGGTGGACGGGCACCAACATCAGCGAGGGCCTCCGCGTGGGCGCACAGGTTCTCGCCGACCGCCGGTACAAGAATGCCGTCGCGAGCATGATCCTTCTCTCCGATGGGGCCGACACCTTCAAGCCGAAGGGCCCGGGACAAGACCTAGTGCCGCCTTTGTTCAGGCAGGCCGCCACCCGGCCCGCTCCGATCCACACGTTTGGCTTCGGCGCCGACAATGACGCGGCGGCGATGAACGCAATCGCGGAGGCCACGGGCGGCACCTTCTCATTCATCGAGAACCAGGCGGCGATCCAGGACTCGTTCGCTCATTGCATCGGCGGGCTCCTCTCGGTCGCCGTGCAGGAGGCGCGCATCACCGTCACCTGCCTGCACCGCGGCGTGCGCGTCCAGGAGGTCAAGTCCGGCTGCTACGCTAGCCATGTGGACGCCGATGGCCGCACCGCCTCTATCGAAATGGGCGAGCTGTACGACGACGAGGAGAGGCGCTTCCTGGTGCTCGTCTACGTGCCGAGAGCTCGTCCCGCGGAGTCGGTCACCCGCCTGCTCAAGGTGACCTGCGCTTACCGCGTCACCGCGACGGGTCAGGCTGCCCACGCGGCCGCGCCGGCCGCGATCATCCAGAGGCCGCTGGAGCTGACCGACGGCATGGCAACTCCGTCCATGGAGGTCGAGCGGGAGCGTGTCCGCCTTGATGCGACGCAGGACATCGCGGCGGCACGAGTGGCCGCTGACGGAGGACAGCACGCCGGCGCCGCGCGGATACTCGAATCCCGCCTGAAAGCCGTGGAGAAGTCGTCGGCGACAGGGGCGTGTGAGGCGCTGAAGGAGGAGCTGCAAGACCTTAGCGCCCGCGTGGGCGACCGGCGGGAGTACCAGCAGACGGGGCGCGCGCGCCTGCTTGCCGGCATGAGCTCGCACGCGCAGCAGCGCGCCTCGGCGTCAACGTCCACCGCCAAGGCTCCTCGGGCGTACCTCACTCCCAAGATGGAGGAGATGGTGGAGACGTCGCGTCGGCAAAGCAGGAAGCGCCAGCACCCAGACGATCAGCTTAAACAGATCAAGCTAGATCTCAGTGATTAA
- the LOC127341294 gene encoding histone H3.3, with protein sequence MARTKCTARKSTGGKAPTKHLRAFYASARKTAPATGGVKKPRRYRPGTVALREIRKYQKGTELLIRKLPFQRLVREIAQVFKIDLRFQSHAVLALQEAAEAYLVGLFEDTNLCAVHAKRVTIMSKDVHLARRIRGERL encoded by the exons ATGGCTCGAACTAAGTGCACGGCTCGCAAGTCCACCGGAGGAAAGGCTCCTACGAAGCACCTTAGGGCTTTCTAT GCCTCCGCTCGTAAAACAGCTCCCGCAACTGGAGGAGTAAAGAAACCTCGTCGATATCGCCCTGGAACTGTTGCACTTCG TGAAATACGCAAATATCAGAAGGGAACCGAGCTGCTCATAAGGAAGCTACCTTTCCAGAGGCTGGTCAGGGAGATTGCTCAAGTTTTCAAG ATTGATCTGCGTTTCCAGAGCCATGCGGTGCTTGCTTTGCAGGAGGCAGCAGAAGCATACCTTGTCGGGCTCTTTGAGGATACCAATCTGTGTGCTGTCCATGCGAAGCGTGTGACCATAATGTCCAAGGACGTTCATCTTGCTAGGAGAATCCGTGGCGAGAGGCTCTAA